In Synechococcus sp. Nb3U1, one DNA window encodes the following:
- a CDS encoding helix-turn-helix domain-containing protein, with product MAPPTPSIPDLSSQVGLLYPHTPLLSSQGADWRGFHLVLAQQPPFSIPEYNPSFHTICVNYGNSVKVRSKLDGHTATIDSVPGDIGIYPADLWQEFEWYQEATYLDLFLEKTIFVRVGAELCEREEIELIPRLRRDFDPLIYQIAVALKTSLEIDGSATKLYADAMSTALAAHLISRYSSQKFKPKSTAKGLSDQKLRQVVAYIQEYLDRDLSLSELANLVQLSPYHFSRLFKQSTGMAPHKYHIQCRVEQAKQLLLQKHLPIAEIAYAVGFTSQGHLYHHFKRLTGVTPKEFLRQH from the coding sequence ATGGCACCTCCGACTCCTTCCATTCCTGACCTCTCCAGCCAAGTGGGCCTTCTCTATCCACACACCCCGCTTCTTTCCAGTCAGGGTGCAGATTGGAGAGGGTTTCACCTTGTGCTAGCCCAGCAACCGCCTTTTTCCATTCCAGAATACAATCCTAGTTTTCACACCATCTGTGTGAATTATGGCAATTCTGTCAAAGTACGATCGAAACTAGATGGGCACACCGCAACCATCGATTCCGTTCCCGGTGACATCGGTATTTACCCTGCCGACTTGTGGCAAGAGTTTGAGTGGTATCAAGAAGCCACCTACCTCGACTTGTTCTTGGAGAAAACTATTTTCGTGCGAGTGGGAGCAGAACTGTGCGAGCGAGAAGAAATTGAGTTGATCCCTAGGTTGCGTCGTGATTTCGACCCCTTAATCTATCAAATTGCCGTTGCCCTTAAGACATCTTTAGAAATTGACGGTTCAGCCACTAAGCTTTATGCGGATGCAATGTCCACTGCGTTGGCAGCTCATTTGATCTCTCGCTATTCGAGCCAAAAATTCAAGCCAAAAAGCACTGCGAAAGGCCTATCTGATCAAAAATTACGACAAGTCGTTGCCTATATACAGGAATATCTGGATCGTGATTTAAGTTTGTCAGAGCTGGCTAACCTAGTCCAATTAAGCCCTTATCACTTTTCTCGGCTTTTTAAGCAATCGACTGGTATGGCACCGCACAAATATCACATTCAGTGTCGTGTTGAACAGGCTAAGCAACTTCTCTTGCAGAAACACCTGCCTATTGCTGAGATAGCTTATGCAGTGGGCTTTACCAGTCAAGGGCATCTCTACCATCACTTCAAGCGGCTGACGGGTGTTACCCCCAAAGAGTTTTTGAGGCAGCACTAG